One Pectinophora gossypiella chromosome 10, ilPecGoss1.1, whole genome shotgun sequence genomic window, tataaggactaatttatttacgttttatacTGAATCGCTatacgtacgccatctaggtaaggTATAGGAATTAGACTAGGGTCCCTACTCCCTCAAAGCCATGCAAACCTAAAATAAACTTAGTCTCATCGATTGATCTCATAACTCACACCTGGAGCgatagccaagttgcaaacgattatgacaatcaacaGCGGTAAAATGTGATCAGTCAAAATGAAATAAAGTGACATGTCCAtaattttttatcactgtcgattgtcataatcgtttgcaccttggctaaggccccatgTGTGATCGCTCATTGACTATACgattgttttgaaaattatgcTTAACCCGGCGGGAGTGTGGTGGGGTGTGACATACCCCAGGTGCAGTTCAAATcgctatattattttaatttgcgaTGTTACATTTTAGCGGCTTTGTGTAGCTGGAGGTGAGGGGTTGCGGGAGGGGAAAGTGGCGTGATCGCAGTGTTGCGCCGGCCAGCGCTCGGAATACACGCGTGCAAATGTCTGTGGGGTATGTCACACCCCGCCACATTCTTGGTGTATGCGTTTTGTGACAAATTTATTTTGCGCTTGGTTTAGTTTTATTAGCTAATTATtgctttatttttaggttataaataaaaatgtcggTAGAAAGCGGTGAAAGAAGACTTGCGTCATTGCTAGATGAAGTTTTAGACCATTCTTCAGATGAAGCCAGCTTGTCGGAAGTATCCGATCATTGCAGTGAACATGAACAGGAATCCGATACGCAAGACATACATTTGGAATATGAAGAGAGCAGTGAATGGGATTCGGACGATAATATCCCTCTTTTAGCTCTGAGGACAAGTCGTCGCTCTACAGTAAGCACCCATGCACCTCACTATAAATCTAAAGATGGCCAGAAGTGGTTCAAGCAAGCTCCCCGTACCAATGTACGAATTAGGTCAGAAAACATTCTTGATGAGCACCCTGGAGCCAAAGGTATAGCGAAAGATGCAAAAACTGAAGGTGAGTGCTGGAATATATTCTTTACAGAGGAAATGAAGGGGATTATATTAGTGCACACTAACGAAGAAATCTTGAGACGACAACTACTTTGCAAGGACCCTTCAAGACtatattttatgaaagaaaCGACCTCTTCAGAACTCGATGCTTTTATTGGGTTATTATACATTGCTGGTTTAATCAAGTCAAGCCGTCAGAGCCTGCAAGATTTATGGAGGACAGATGGAACAGGAGTCGACATATTTCATACTACCATGTCATTGcaacgattttattttttacaaagttgTATTCGTTTTGACGATAAATCTACGAGAGAGGCACGAAAAGCGTTAGATAATATGGCTCATATTAGAGAGCTTTTTGATAAATTTGTACAGCGATGCCAAGAAGTCTATGTTCCACATGAGTATATGACCATTGACGAGATGTTATTGGCCTTTCGGGGACGCTGCCCATTTCGAGTGTACATTCCAAGCAAGCCTGCAAAATATGGCATCAAAATTCAAGCACTTGTTGATGCTAAATCTTACTACGTTTTGAATTTAGAGGTATATGCAGGAAGGCAGCCCGTagggatgtacaatcaaagtaACAGCGCTTTTGATGTGGTGGATAGGTTGATTCAACCGATATCGAAGTCAAAACGCAATTTGACGTTTGACAATTGGTTTACCAGTCACGAATTAATGATGCATCTGTTGAAAGAACATAGACTGACTTCCATTGGAACTGTGCGCAAAAACAAGCGATGCATTCCACCAGCTTTTTTGAAGACCGGAAAGCAACCAGGGAGTTCGACGTTTGGTTTCCAGAAAGATATCACTTTAGTCTCCTATTCTCCTAAAAAGAATAAAGTGGTAATTGCAATGTCCACTCTTCACCACGACGGTAAAATTGATGAGAGTACTGGAGATAAGAGAAAACCGGAAATGATTACTTTCTATAACTCAACGAAAGCTGGAGTAGATGTTGTCGATGAACTGAGCGCAACTTACGATGTCTCTCGCAATAGCAAACGCTGGCCAATGACGATCTTCTATGGACTTTTAAATATGGCAGGTATCAATGCTAACATAATATTTCAAGAAAATGCCAACAAAACGACTAAACGTACAGAATTTCTCCGCAATTTGGGATTAAGTTTGGTGTATACGCATTTGCAGTCACGaggagataaaaaaaatattcctgtGTGTATTCGCCAGAAAATTTCTTCTCAAATTAATGTACCGCAGCGCCCAGTAGTCCAAAATGAACCTGGAAAATACACTCGTTGTGTAGATTGCTCACGCAACAAAGATCGCAAAACAAAATACGCATGTACGGGGTGTGGAAAGGCCATATGCCTAGAACATGCAATTTTTTCTTGCAAAAATTGTGCTGATTTTGACCAAAATTTCTAAGGTGTTTCTAGCCTATTTTCTaaggttttatatttttatttggtcTAAGATCTCATGTTCTTTAAGtttcaaggttttttttttgttaaagtaaaactcgtttttttttgtgatttttaaaaaagagGATGATATTTTTGTTACTAAAAACTAGTATTCTCGATCTCATtcgattaattaataaaaatatgtaaaatatacagaatttttcatttttattccacgcaaataaatgtaaaatataatatacacctcTCATTTCATGTAATTTCAttgaaaaaactattttaaatgcGGATTTGTATTGGGGTATGTCATACCCCGCCACATACCATATGTAAGTTTTCTTCACCACACTCCCGCCGGGTTAagtaatccttttttttatttttccataaTTCTTTTATGCCTACAATAACTAAAATGTTTGACCGGTTTTctgtttactttttatataaatttgtAAGTAATGAAATGCATATATTATGATTGTGTTAACTATAATTAAGTatctgtgttttttttctttttcaatatgtttatattgttattttcaatttcaatggaagtacctctgactatcccaattgggttacaGTCATGAGCGTAAGTTGTTCATTTCAGttaaatacatataagtaatttattaggattggtaaatattaaataaaatgaaataacgaattttttttttttttggagacaTCAATTAGGGTTTGTGCAGCAACATTTCGTAATCGCATCCTGAGGCTTTATCCTGATTGACATATAGAAAAActatcctgtgattggttgaaactcCTGTAAATCCATTGAAATTTTAGCCAATCATAGGACAGGATACGATCTTTATACAAGAATCCCCCAGAATTTTATAAATCCCTACGTGGCACTTCTGCCAGTACGTATTATGTCATTTTAAGAGCATAAGACATAATCGTATCGtcttatgattttttattttatacaatatgTTAACacaagtttatttcttttttttagttattagaTACGTCTTATCTAAAAAGGGAAGGAAAATTTTAAGCATTGACGGATACACATTCTATcctagaaaaaacaaaaaagggacAAAATTAAGGTGGGAATGTTCGACACACGGCAATAAAGGCTGTCGAGCTGCCCTCTACACTATTGGAGAAGAAATAATTAAGCTTAATAATAATCACATTCACtgactgtgttttttttttaattctagaaGGTCTAAACGGGACATGTATATTGAAGCagttaatctaaaaaaaaatacactattattactatttgacatttgtaaacGCAATAAgcgttgcttttttagatgaatgaaaGAAAGACATTTATTACTTCTACTCCCTTATTTCTTaactcttttttttatgatctctattttttattttctcttatttttttttatgagggactttccaggatcCCCAAAAATAAGTCGAGTTTAAAcgggataattacctattttctcattactcgggtacataattattcaaaaatacaatgtatggcagaagcgtatataaaaataaaagtttcttacgtacatattatgtatgtacataattatgttgctacctatattgcttctatttattttgatcagatcagatcattgaggagctcggtggcgcagcggtaaacgcgctcggtctgcgattgttgaagttaagcaactttcgcaaaggccggtcttaggatgggtgaccacaaaaaaagaaaaaagttttcatctcgaactcctctgtgcttcggaaggcacgttaagccgttggtcccggctgcatcagcagtcgttaataaccaccagtccgcactgggcccgcgtggtggtttaaggccggatctccctatccatccatagggaaggcccgtgccccagcagtggggacgttaatgggctggtgatgatgatgatgattttgatcagaataataatgggtggaagatgtgattgtgcctgggtgtaatgaaaagggtcatttatacccaaaacaaagatataaaatatatataactgttattcatgaaattggagggtaaaacgaaggaaaatctgtacagcgccatctatattgtttttgaggaacgcagcctggaaagtccctaattgtTTCATTGCAATTTTTAGACCACCAGGTTACTTCAACCAGTCGACTTGACCTGCTGACTCTTACCGGACTTCTGTCAGCTTCATACAGAAGGTTAAGGTTGAGTTGATGTGAGCTCAGCGACGTAATATTgtctatttatatatatatatatgaatttATATATATGTAAGAATTTAGACTCAGATAAATTGTAGACGCGAGTTCCTTTTGGGCTCAAGTGGAGGCGCTGCTTTAAGGTGATTCTAtatttcaaaattttaataatataattttgtatttaaattgGGAATTACGTTTGcacgatatattattaaaaaatataatattctaaAATTGATTCCTATAATcttgttatattttatattcagtTTCTTTTGTGTAGGTAGTTTTTATAAAGTCTAATACATTAgtgtattttgaaaatattgttttttttctatgtacTAAGTACAATGTATTAGAGTGAATTAGGGAAGTACTCTAAATAAAGTTTGCGTTGAGTGAGCTTATAATATTACTATCGTAAATAAATTAGGTTTCAAGTTGTATCTTTGGTCGttagcaaataaatattattttcaaaactGTTTATTGTTCTTTTATGAAGAATTTAAAGTCAGTAAATTATTCATTCATGACGTTGAGTGAAGCAGCATGGTAATGTAAGTTCCATATTTGGATAACGAATTATCTTAGCAGTGAGTGAGGCGTCCTGTTCTGAAGAGTGAAAACCTCGTAACCATCTTTTTCAaacattgtaattatatttttccacATTCGAGCCGCAGACATTGACTCGATGTTAATATATCTACGTATCTTTAACTCGGTGTTTATATCGTACCTATctgtattaacatttttttttatttcagccaCATACGTCACATCCTTAAGAGGCGGAAGGCTTTTAAGCGTGGGGGGATACACCTACTATCCCAGGAAAAGCGGTGGACCGAAGACCAGATGGGAGTGTTCCACACACCATGCTAAAGGCTGCCGAGCTATCGTCCATACTTTAGGAGACACTATACTTAGATTTAAACATGACCATAATCATCAGAGCACCTTGT contains:
- the LOC126370056 gene encoding piggyBac transposable element-derived protein 4-like, with amino-acid sequence MSVESGERRLASLLDEVLDHSSDEASLSEVSDHCSEHEQESDTQDIHLEYEESSEWDSDDNIPLLALRTSRRSTVSTHAPHYKSKDGQKWFKQAPRTNVRIRSENILDEHPGAKGIAKDAKTEGECWNIFFTEEMKGIILVHTNEEILRRQLLCKDPSRLYFMKETTSSELDAFIGLLYIAGLIKSSRQSLQDLWRTDGTGVDIFHTTMSLQRFYFLQSCIRFDDKSTREARKALDNMAHIRELFDKFVQRCQEVYVPHEYMTIDEMLLAFRGRCPFRVYIPSKPAKYGIKIQALVDAKSYYVLNLEVYAGRQPVGMYNQSNSAFDVVDRLIQPISKSKRNLTFDNWFTSHELMMHLLKEHRLTSIGTVRKNKRCIPPAFLKTGKQPGSSTFGFQKDITLVSYSPKKNKVVIAMSTLHHDGKIDESTGDKRKPEMITFYNSTKAGVDVVDELSATYDVSRNSKRWPMTIFYGLLNMAGINANIIFQENANKTTKRTEFLRNLGLSLVYTHLQSRGDKKNIPVCIRQKISSQINVPQRPVVQNEPGKYTRCVDCSRNKDRKTKYACTGCGKAICLEHAIFSCKNCADFDQNF